GTGCTCGCTATAATCGAATACCATACAACTTCAAAGACCCACCCCGACCTCGGGTCTTGACCATGACAATGAagggcagaaaaaaaaaacactcttggAAACGAAAGGAGGATATTCTGCTCACAcccgagagagaaaaaagaagaagcttgaCCTACACCTCATTGAGAAAGGAAGCAAACTTTTTTACCAAACTTAGAGACTTGTCATGAGCAGGATCAAAGAGATGGAACTCATGCGCCACACCTTCATGTTCCACAACCTCCAAAGCCCCTTTATACCCACTTCTTTTCAAGTCCTCGTAAAAGATCCCACCTACTTCTCTTAGATGATCCTTCTCGGCAAGAAACACCAACACCTTCTCGCACCCTAACTTCGCCAAATCCTCTGGTGGCGGCTTTAGCTTAGGGTCTTGCTTCCCACAGTTTGTTGGATACATAAACATCCACATTTCGTCATCCTCCATACCACCAAAAAACGGGTGCACCATGATCATTCCAATAAGCCTCACCCCAGGCAACCCGTATGACCCGATCTGAACTGCCAGGAAATTGGACATATTAGCTCCACCACTATCCCCGCCCATAAAAAACCTACTAAAGTCCGCATTGTCATTCAACCATGGCTCAGGCCCATTTCCCTTGACATGTGATGCTATCCATTTGAGCCCCGCCCAAGCATCCACATAACTTCCGGGCAAGGGCCGCTCCGGCCATAGCCCGTACTCAAGCGACACGGCAATGACATTGGCTTCAGCAACCAATGCCATTAAATGGCTGTGAAAAAGTGGTGAAAAGGCAGACTCGAAGCAAAAGCCACCACCATGAATGTAGTAGAGGACTGGGACTTTCTTGGTCGGGTCAAGGATTTTAGGTAAGTAAATTCGGGCGGATACAGGTGGTTCGGTTGAAATTGTAACATCTTTGGATTGGACCCCGGTATTTGGGTCGTTAGATGGAGGGATTTTTTGGGTCGGGTAGTGTATTTCGACCCGCCCATCTTTGTATGCTGTCAAGAATCGGAATTTACGATCTATTTCATTGCTGCTTTCATTGCTGCCCATTTGAGGAGAGAAAGCTTAAAGCAGCAGCAATAAAGATACATTGCTTTGGGAGTTGGAACGTCAATATATAGAGAACATAACAGACCAGAagtatcaaatgaaaaataaaaaaattatccttcttttttccatccaatatttatatataaaaataaataaagagtagTAGTTAAGTAATTGCAAGGTGGTGGtgtagaaggaaaaaaagaaaaccgtATAAAAAATGTGTGGATACGAGATATCACCGAACCTATACTTGTCCAGTAGTGAATAGTGATCCGTTGGAGGAAGGGACAAAGCTTTGATTGTTGAGCGATGGAAACAAACAATCCCGGCACAAACTCCTAAGATGAATCTTTCTGAAATATTATTAAGCCAATCCGGATCCATTTCCATCTATGTGGGCCGGGCCGCATACCCAGCTTATATAAATAAGATTTGTGGGGCTGGTCTTTACTGTTTCGTTTTTAGCATGGGCCGACTCGTTGTTTCGGGTCGTTTTTTTCTGGTGGATTGGGTCACTGGTGTATTTGTGCTGTTCTGAGCTGTGCACCTTTCTAATTGAATTCCAAACCCCCTCGGCTACTTCACGCGGTCTCCTTGAACCATAAAATAACCACCCACTTGGAAGGCTCTCTGCGCATCAAGATTTTGCTCtactttttatttcaagaatttgatttttgttgatgtttgtTACCATCTCTTGGAACCAgtgcactaaaaaaaatcaattcttgaaaCCCTGTTTCcggatataaattaatttttaaaaaaaattattttgaaattaaaatacattttaaaacaaaacaaccaaTGGATTGtgaataacatcattttttatttatatgtttttttaaatatggatGGACAGCAGATATAACCTTAGTTTTACATGgattaaatcaattatataaactGTAATTAAGGATCTtgtatgaaattattaaatgaaaagagaGTACAAACTTTCATTACAAAGACAATACACAACAAAGTTTTACAAAAGATTGAACTGGTCTTGTTTGAGAAACGAAACAAACTTATACCTCATTTCCTGAGCCTTGTCACTATCAAGATTAAGCAAATGGAAGCAGTGGTCTTCCTTTTCATTCTCGACAAGTTCAACAGTTCCCTTCCATCCACTCTTTCTCAACTTCTCATAATAATTCTTAGCTGCAACAATCAAATAATCTTTCTCAGCTACAAAGATCAACATCCTCTCACACCCAAGCCTAGCAAGATCCTCTACATCCGGATTCATCCTAGGATCATTCAGCCCACTATTAGTGGGGCACATGTACAACCACATCTCATCATCCTTGGTACCCCCAAAGAAGGGATGCACCATAACCACCCCCACAACCTTCACCCCTCGGGGCAACCCGATTGACCAGACCCGAAAAGCCAAAGTATGCGATATGTTACCTCCAGCACTATCCCCCCCAATAAAAACTTTCCCAAGATCAGCATGATCATTCAGCCATGGGTCGTGTCCATTCCCATTAACATGTGATGCCACCCACTGGAGCACAGCCCACGAATCCTCATAGCATGCAGGTATGGGTCGGGTAGGAAAGAGACCATACTCCACAGAGACAACTATAAAGTCGGCCTCACCAGCAACTTGGTTGCACAGCTTGTGGTAGGCAGGAGAAGAGGCAGATTTCATTGAGAATCCACCTCCGTGGATGTATAGTAAGAGGGGGAGTTTTTGGTTAGGGTTTTTGAGTTTTGGCAAGAAAATACGGGCAGAGACTTGAGGTTCAGATGAGATGATAACATCTTTGGACTGGACTCCAGTGACTGGATCATCGGACGGTGGGATCTTTTTGTTGTGTGGATAGAATAATTCAACACGGCCGTCTTTGTAGACCTGAAAGAACCTGAATTTGAGGGCGATTTCATTATTTGGTGCTGATGCCAttgataagaaagaaagaaggtagGAAAGAAAATGGATTTATTTATGAGGGTGCCTGATCCTTAATAAAGGGTGCCTCATCCTTAAAAGGAGACTGAGCCAATCAAGAGAGGCATTGAACACCAACCCATCTGCCAATAAAAATTGCTTCGCTTACCAGCACCTGCCATTCTTT
This region of Populus trichocarpa isolate Nisqually-1 chromosome 9, P.trichocarpa_v4.1, whole genome shotgun sequence genomic DNA includes:
- the LOC7490017 gene encoding 2-hydroxyisoflavanone dehydratase, whose amino-acid sequence is MGSNESSNEIDRKFRFLTAYKDGRVEIHYPTQKIPPSNDPNTGVQSKDVTISTEPPVSARIYLPKILDPTKKVPVLYYIHGGGFCFESAFSPLFHSHLMALVAEANVIAVSLEYGLWPERPLPGSYVDAWAGLKWIASHVKGNGPEPWLNDNADFSRFFMGGDSGGANMSNFLAVQIGSYGLPGVRLIGMIMVHPFFGGMEDDEMWMFMYPTNCGKQDPKLKPPPEDLAKLGCEKVLVFLAEKDHLREVGGIFYEDLKRSGYKGALEVVEHEGVAHEFHLFDPAHDKSLSLVKKFASFLNEV
- the LOC18102116 gene encoding 2-hydroxyisoflavanone dehydratase, with the translated sequence MASAPNNEIALKFRFFQVYKDGRVELFYPHNKKIPPSDDPVTGVQSKDVIISSEPQVSARIFLPKLKNPNQKLPLLLYIHGGGFSMKSASSPAYHKLCNQVAGEADFIVVSVEYGLFPTRPIPACYEDSWAVLQWVASHVNGNGHDPWLNDHADLGKVFIGGDSAGGNISHTLAFRVWSIGLPRGVKVVGVVMVHPFFGGTKDDEMWLYMCPTNSGLNDPRMNPDVEDLARLGCERMLIFVAEKDYLIVAAKNYYEKLRKSGWKGTVELVENEKEDHCFHLLNLDSDKAQEMRYKFVSFLKQDQFNLL